In Thermocrinis minervae, a single genomic region encodes these proteins:
- a CDS encoding MBL fold metallo-hydrolase, which produces MVRVLVYLLVLFVFSLGNEMKLIRIKKDVYMVRGLDALPSVENRGFISNAYAVLTKEGWVVIDALSTPELSKEFIQRLQKVKKLPVRYIIVTHYHPDHYFGTKTYRDIGAKLIAHKKMLEMYDSGELNSYINTIKERFPKLYDSVVVVKPDLVVDTETILKVGQKTFLIRAVAPAHTNNDIVIYMPEDKILFAGDLVYEKRIPFMGDAGANSKNWEKVLKELKSLDTQVILGGHNMPMDKSAIDYTLGYITYLRENIKKLKEKGMFLDEIKQTLKESPYKNHVMYDTFHNANVSKVYMELDLEE; this is translated from the coding sequence ATGGTTAGGGTGCTTGTGTACTTGTTGGTCTTGTTTGTCTTTTCTCTCGGCAATGAGATGAAGCTTATAAGGATCAAAAAGGATGTTTACATGGTTAGAGGCTTGGATGCTCTGCCTTCTGTGGAGAACAGGGGTTTTATCTCTAATGCATACGCAGTCCTTACAAAGGAAGGATGGGTGGTCATAGATGCTCTTTCGACACCTGAACTTTCCAAGGAGTTTATCCAAAGGTTACAAAAGGTCAAGAAACTTCCTGTAAGGTACATTATAGTCACCCACTACCATCCTGACCACTACTTTGGCACCAAAACCTATAGGGATATAGGAGCCAAGCTGATAGCCCACAAGAAGATGCTTGAGATGTATGACTCTGGTGAGTTAAACAGCTACATAAACACTATAAAAGAACGTTTCCCTAAACTCTATGACAGTGTGGTAGTGGTAAAGCCAGACCTAGTGGTAGACACAGAGACCATCTTGAAGGTAGGACAGAAGACCTTCCTCATAAGGGCAGTGGCACCAGCTCACACCAACAATGACATAGTGATTTACATGCCTGAAGATAAGATACTCTTCGCTGGAGACTTGGTTTACGAGAAGAGGATACCCTTCATGGGTGATGCTGGAGCAAACTCCAAAAACTGGGAGAAGGTTCTGAAAGAGCTCAAGAGCTTAGACACTCAGGTCATACTCGGTGGACACAACATGCCTATGGATAAGTCAGCCATAGATTACACACTGGGCTACATAACCTACCTAAGAGAGAACATAAAAAAGTTAAAGGAAAAGGGTATGTTCTTGGATGAGATAAAGCAAACCTTAAAAGAAAGCCCTTACAAAAACCATGTTATGTACGATACCTTTCACAACGCCAACGTGAGCAAGGTTTACATGGAATTGGATCTTGAAGAGTGA
- a CDS encoding TlyA family RNA methyltransferase: MKERLDKLLVELGYAPTREKAQALIMAGLVLVDGKVVDKPGHQVKREQRIEVKEPIKYVSRGGYKLEHALENFGLDVHKMVALDVGSSTGGFTDCLLQRGVDKVYAVDVGKGQMDPKLRQDPRVILYEETDIREVTQEHIPEKVDIAVVDVSFISATKVLPHVVPFLKEEGLLLVLVKPQFEVGPKFVKKGVVKDREAKRQAIIKVVNFIRELGYKIGGIIKSKPKGSKGNEEFFVLAGRSIPEVEDINKEVDRALEQVV, encoded by the coding sequence TTGAAGGAAAGGCTTGATAAGCTTCTTGTAGAGCTTGGCTACGCACCCACTAGGGAAAAGGCACAAGCTTTGATAATGGCTGGTCTCGTTCTGGTGGATGGTAAGGTAGTGGACAAACCAGGGCATCAGGTAAAAAGAGAACAGAGGATAGAAGTAAAAGAACCCATCAAGTACGTTTCCCGGGGTGGTTACAAGTTAGAACACGCGCTCGAGAACTTTGGCTTGGACGTTCACAAAATGGTGGCTTTGGATGTAGGTTCCTCTACGGGTGGATTTACTGATTGTCTTTTGCAAAGGGGTGTAGATAAAGTCTACGCGGTGGACGTAGGTAAAGGTCAGATGGACCCAAAGCTAAGACAGGATCCACGGGTAATCCTGTACGAAGAGACGGACATAAGAGAAGTAACTCAGGAGCACATACCGGAGAAGGTAGACATAGCCGTTGTGGACGTATCCTTTATCTCGGCTACAAAGGTCCTTCCTCACGTGGTACCTTTTCTCAAGGAGGAAGGACTTCTGCTCGTTTTGGTAAAACCTCAGTTTGAAGTAGGGCCTAAGTTTGTAAAGAAGGGAGTGGTAAAAGACAGAGAGGCTAAAAGACAAGCTATAATCAAGGTTGTAAACTTTATAAGAGAGCTTGGCTATAAAATAGGGGGAATAATAAAGTCGAAACCTAAAGGCTCAAAAGGGAATGAAGAGTTTTTTGTGCTTGCCGGTAGAAGTATTCCAGAAGTGGAAGATATAAATAAGGAGGTAGACCGTGCCCTTGAACAAGTTGTTTGA
- a CDS encoding glycosyltransferase family 39 protein has protein sequence MLFVLLFNLSLLVFRLLYILYYPLDLTPEEAQYWDWSRHLDLSYYSKPPMVAYLNFLSTKLLGNTELAVRIWPVMFSFLLSILTYRFIRKLYDEKTAIVASTLPQLSVGLSINSILMTTDAPFIFFWSLSVIILYFAFEKNTTFLWLLVGLTSGLTFLSKYTAVFLLPCSLLYAYFVKKHILRDSRPYLALAVAFMLSSPVLYWNYIHGFVSFKHVSTLATKGSGLFNVENILEFLGGQALLTSLIPFFFMLWGWLKAYKDQKLFFFFSYSFPVFVFFMLLAVKKRVEANWTGFAYFAGFILASYFIARNTRWILPSYVLSSVLFVLIHFTPILDKLGLTRLLPPENDPVKVGIGWKALGLEVSKMYTGRELVFSPQYQISAELAFYVKGNPRTYCINLGRRMNQYDLWRKGMEEYIGKDAIFVDMAPVDGRVLKAFEGIIEERTLPVVWRGKVVKTFYIYKLRNYRGGIEEAIPAGY, from the coding sequence ATGCTCTTTGTTCTCCTTTTTAACCTTTCATTGCTCGTCTTTCGCCTGCTTTACATCCTTTACTATCCTCTTGATCTAACTCCAGAAGAAGCTCAATACTGGGACTGGTCAAGACATTTGGACCTTAGCTACTACTCCAAACCCCCTATGGTAGCCTACCTTAACTTTCTAAGTACAAAGCTTTTGGGTAACACAGAGCTGGCTGTCAGGATCTGGCCAGTGATGTTTTCCTTCTTACTTTCCATACTCACCTACAGGTTTATCCGAAAGCTCTATGACGAAAAGACTGCTATAGTAGCCTCGACCCTCCCCCAACTCAGCGTTGGCCTTTCTATCAACTCCATACTCATGACCACAGACGCGCCCTTTATCTTCTTCTGGAGCTTGTCTGTTATCATCTTGTACTTTGCTTTTGAGAAGAATACCACTTTCCTCTGGCTTTTGGTAGGCCTTACCTCAGGCCTTACCTTCTTGAGTAAGTATACGGCTGTATTCCTTTTGCCGTGCTCTTTGCTGTACGCATACTTTGTAAAAAAGCACATCCTGAGGGACTCAAGGCCATACCTTGCCCTAGCTGTAGCCTTTATGTTGTCCAGCCCCGTTTTGTACTGGAACTACATCCACGGATTCGTGTCCTTTAAACATGTGTCTACCCTTGCCACAAAAGGTTCTGGGCTCTTTAACGTGGAGAACATATTGGAATTTCTTGGTGGACAGGCACTGCTTACGTCCCTAATTCCATTTTTCTTCATGCTATGGGGTTGGTTAAAAGCTTACAAGGATCAAAAGCTTTTCTTTTTCTTTAGCTATTCCTTCCCAGTGTTTGTCTTCTTCATGCTTCTAGCTGTTAAAAAACGAGTAGAGGCCAACTGGACTGGTTTTGCATACTTTGCTGGCTTTATCCTAGCATCCTACTTTATCGCAAGGAATACCAGATGGATTCTTCCTTCCTATGTTCTTTCTAGTGTCCTGTTTGTGCTGATCCACTTTACTCCAATCCTGGACAAGCTTGGTCTAACTAGGCTACTACCACCTGAGAATGATCCTGTAAAGGTGGGGATAGGCTGGAAAGCCTTAGGGCTGGAGGTAAGCAAGATGTACACGGGAAGGGAGCTTGTCTTCTCACCACAGTATCAAATCTCTGCAGAGCTTGCCTTTTACGTTAAAGGGAATCCAAGGACTTACTGCATAAACCTGGGCAGGCGCATGAACCAGTATGATCTCTGGAGAAAGGGTATGGAAGAATACATAGGAAAAGATGCCATATTCGTTGACATGGCCCCTGTGGATGGAAGGGTCCTAAAGGCCTTTGAAGGTATAATAGAGGAAAGGACTCTTCCGGTAGTCTGGAGGGGTAAGGTAGTAAAGACCTTTTACATATACAAGCTGAGGAACTACAGGGGTGGTATTGAGGAAGCTATACCCGCAGGCTATTAG
- a CDS encoding UDP-glucuronic acid decarboxylase family protein — MRVLITGVAGFIGSHLCEKFLDEGHEVIGLDNFLTGSPDNIAHLFGHPRFKFIHYNVVNFLYVDGPIDLVVHLACPASPVDYLNNPIHTMKVNSLGTLNSLGLAKLKRARYVFASSSEVYGDPLVHPQREDYWGNVNPIGPRSVYDEAKRFSEAMCMAYHREHSLDVRIARIFNTYGERMRIGDGRVIPTFIQQALEGKDITIHSDGSQTRSFCYISDMVEGLYKLSVEEGLVGEVVNLGNPQEVTIKQLAEIIIMLTGSKSRITYTEGRVDDPRRRCPDISKARRLLGWEPKVDLEEGLLRTIEWFRRKCYGTLR, encoded by the coding sequence ATGAGGGTTTTAATAACAGGTGTTGCGGGGTTTATAGGCTCTCATCTGTGTGAGAAGTTTTTAGATGAAGGTCATGAAGTCATAGGTCTTGACAACTTCCTAACAGGCTCTCCCGACAACATAGCCCACCTCTTTGGGCACCCAAGGTTTAAGTTTATACACTACAACGTGGTCAACTTCTTATACGTAGATGGCCCTATTGATTTAGTGGTTCATCTGGCCTGTCCTGCCTCCCCTGTGGATTACCTGAACAACCCTATACACACTATGAAAGTTAACTCTCTAGGGACTTTGAACTCCCTAGGCCTTGCCAAGTTAAAAAGAGCCAGGTATGTGTTTGCCTCATCCTCTGAAGTCTACGGGGATCCACTGGTGCATCCGCAAAGAGAAGACTACTGGGGAAACGTAAACCCCATAGGTCCTAGAAGTGTGTACGATGAGGCCAAGAGGTTTTCCGAAGCTATGTGTATGGCCTATCACAGAGAACACTCCCTTGATGTCAGGATAGCCAGGATATTCAACACGTATGGGGAACGTATGAGAATAGGGGATGGAAGGGTTATCCCCACTTTCATACAGCAGGCTCTGGAGGGTAAAGACATTACCATCCACTCGGACGGTTCCCAGACTAGAAGCTTCTGCTACATCTCAGATATGGTAGAAGGGCTTTACAAGCTTTCTGTGGAGGAAGGCCTTGTAGGAGAAGTGGTAAACCTAGGAAACCCTCAGGAGGTTACCATAAAACAGCTCGCCGAGATTATAATAATGCTCACAGGAAGTAAGTCTAGGATTACCTATACAGAAGGTAGGGTTGACGACCCGAGGAGGAGGTGTCCGGACATAAGCAAAGCAAGAAGGTTGTTAGGATGGGAACCAAAGGTTGACCTGGAAGAAGGCCTTTTGAGGACGATAGAATGGTTTAGGAGGAAATGCTATGGAACCTTACGTTAA
- the metE gene encoding 5-methyltetrahydropteroyltriglutamate--homocysteine S-methyltransferase, protein MKTLAYGFPKLGEKREFKSLLENFWKGAMTEEDLTKGIENLELWRAGLYSKYVDLYPSGEMSLYDFMLDMAVTVGNIPSRFGQYSGLSTYFEMARGKSALEMTKYFNTNYHYLVPELEGKEFQILENLPLRWYTFLKGKGFDPIPRLIAPFTFLKLSKAYMRVEGPLPMYEMDKLSKREDYEKYLPSLIRVYRELFESLKLAGAHTVILEDPALVFELDGWEWDIVEETYRSLQGILDVYLITYYDSVSDYKRYVSLPVRALGFDLVSNSENLQNLMKEGFPKDKALIAGVVNGRQVWRTNLKDKLKLLEDLSKLSQELVISNSCPLFHLPVTIEPEDALPEGLKERLSFAKEKLRELKVLKEAFLGEEQALKEVEDIDALLSQAFGRSEEVQRRLASLTDKDFQRDLPYKERVKIQRQILNLPLFPTTTIGSFPQTQEVRSMRTAYRNGKISEEEYKKFIREQIQHVIKIQEEIGLDVLVHGEFERTDMVEFFAEKLEGIATTKHGWVLSYGSRVYRPPIIYGDVARPKPMTLEEITYAQSLTEKPVKGMLTGPVTILTWSYYREDVPKKEIAYQIALALLDEVKDLEEAGIKVIQIDEPAFREGAPIKRKHWEEYFDWAIKAFRLCSRAKPETQIHTHMCYSEFNEIVPYIYQMDFDVISIEASRSKGEIIKAFEEFKEWDRQIGIGVYDIHSPAIPSEEEIRTILERAMRVLDKELLWVNPDCGLKTRRWEEVIPALKNMVKVAKDLREELVKA, encoded by the coding sequence ATGAAGACCCTTGCCTATGGTTTTCCAAAGCTTGGAGAGAAAAGGGAGTTTAAAAGCCTACTAGAGAACTTTTGGAAAGGAGCCATGACCGAGGAGGATTTAACCAAGGGTATAGAAAACTTAGAACTGTGGAGGGCAGGACTTTACTCCAAGTACGTGGATCTATATCCATCGGGTGAGATGTCTCTCTACGACTTTATGCTGGACATGGCCGTGACCGTGGGCAACATCCCCTCAAGGTTCGGTCAGTACTCGGGACTGTCTACTTACTTTGAGATGGCCAGGGGCAAAAGTGCCCTTGAAATGACCAAGTACTTTAACACCAACTACCACTATCTCGTACCAGAGCTTGAAGGTAAAGAGTTCCAGATATTGGAAAACCTACCCCTAAGGTGGTATACATTCCTAAAGGGTAAAGGCTTTGACCCGATCCCAAGGCTTATAGCTCCCTTCACTTTCCTAAAGCTCTCTAAGGCATACATGCGTGTGGAAGGACCTTTACCCATGTACGAGATGGACAAGTTAAGCAAAAGAGAGGACTACGAGAAGTATCTTCCCTCCCTTATTAGGGTCTACAGGGAGCTTTTTGAGTCTCTAAAGTTGGCAGGGGCTCACACTGTCATCCTTGAAGACCCAGCTCTAGTGTTTGAACTGGATGGTTGGGAATGGGACATAGTAGAGGAGACATACAGATCCTTGCAGGGTATCCTTGACGTTTACCTTATCACCTACTACGACAGCGTGTCTGATTACAAAAGATACGTGTCTTTGCCCGTCAGAGCGCTGGGTTTTGACCTTGTTTCCAACTCGGAGAACCTGCAAAACCTTATGAAGGAAGGTTTTCCAAAGGATAAAGCGCTTATAGCCGGTGTAGTTAACGGAAGGCAAGTCTGGAGGACAAACCTTAAGGATAAGCTAAAACTCCTTGAAGACCTCTCAAAGCTGTCCCAGGAGCTAGTCATATCCAACTCTTGCCCTCTCTTTCATCTGCCTGTAACCATAGAACCCGAAGATGCACTTCCAGAGGGTCTAAAAGAAAGGCTATCCTTCGCAAAGGAAAAACTCAGAGAGCTCAAGGTACTAAAGGAGGCCTTCCTGGGTGAAGAACAGGCCCTTAAGGAAGTGGAAGACATAGATGCCCTTCTGTCACAAGCTTTCGGTAGGTCCGAGGAAGTACAAAGAAGGCTAGCCTCTCTCACAGATAAGGACTTTCAGAGGGATCTTCCCTACAAGGAGAGGGTAAAAATCCAAAGGCAGATACTAAACTTACCACTCTTCCCTACCACAACCATCGGATCCTTCCCGCAGACGCAGGAAGTCAGGAGCATGCGTACAGCATACAGGAACGGGAAGATCTCCGAAGAGGAGTACAAGAAGTTCATAAGGGAACAAATACAGCACGTCATCAAGATTCAGGAAGAGATAGGGCTTGATGTGTTAGTCCATGGAGAGTTCGAAAGGACAGACATGGTAGAGTTCTTCGCAGAAAAACTAGAAGGTATCGCCACCACTAAACACGGATGGGTCCTCTCTTACGGTTCAAGGGTATACAGACCCCCTATCATTTACGGAGACGTAGCAAGGCCAAAACCTATGACCTTGGAGGAGATAACCTACGCTCAGTCCTTGACAGAAAAACCTGTAAAGGGCATGCTTACAGGTCCCGTAACTATACTCACCTGGAGTTACTACAGGGAAGACGTTCCCAAGAAGGAGATAGCATACCAGATAGCTCTTGCCTTGCTCGACGAGGTGAAGGATCTGGAGGAAGCAGGTATAAAGGTAATACAGATAGATGAACCTGCCTTCAGGGAAGGCGCGCCCATAAAGAGGAAACATTGGGAAGAGTACTTTGACTGGGCCATAAAGGCCTTCAGACTGTGCTCCAGGGCAAAGCCCGAGACCCAGATCCACACCCATATGTGCTACTCAGAGTTTAATGAGATAGTCCCTTACATTTACCAAATGGACTTTGACGTTATATCCATAGAGGCTTCCAGGAGCAAGGGCGAGATAATAAAGGCCTTTGAAGAGTTTAAAGAGTGGGACAGGCAGATAGGTATAGGCGTCTACGACATACACTCACCTGCTATACCATCAGAAGAGGAGATAAGGACCATCTTAGAGAGGGCTATGCGGGTACTGGATAAAGAACTCCTGTGGGTCAACCCAGACTGTGGTCTCAAGACAAGAAGATGGGAAGAGGTCATCCCAGCCCTTAAGAACATGGTAAAGGTGGCTAAAGACTTAAGGGAGGAGCTTGTAAAGGCATGA
- the glyA gene encoding serine hydroxymethyltransferase: MRHLYQVDKEIFQAVVKEYERQFYHLELIASENYTSLAVMEAQGSVLTNKYAEGLPGKRYYGGCEFVDIAESLAIERVKALYGAEHANVQPHSGSQANMAVYMAVLKPGDTILGMDLAHGGHLTHGAKVNFSGKVYNAVYYGLNPETELIDYDQVYKLAKEHKPKLIVAGASAYPRVIDWAKFRDIADEVGALFMVDMAHYAGLVAGGVYPNPVPYAHFVTSTTHKTLRGPRGGFILCKQEFAKDIDKSVFPGIQGGPLMHVIAAKAVAFKEAMSEEFKDYAKQVVKNAQALAEELMREGFKIVSGGTDSHIVLVDLRNTGLTGKQVEEALGKANITVNKNAVPFDPLPPTKTSGIRIGTPAMTTRGMKEDEMRIIARLISRVIKNIDDQKVIEEVRQEVISLCEQFPLYPELREAIHELSDSKTTRI; this comes from the coding sequence ATGAGACATCTTTACCAGGTGGATAAGGAAATCTTCCAGGCTGTAGTAAAGGAGTACGAAAGGCAGTTTTACCATCTTGAGCTCATAGCCTCCGAAAACTACACATCACTGGCTGTGATGGAAGCACAAGGATCAGTGCTCACCAACAAGTACGCGGAAGGTCTTCCTGGAAAAAGGTACTACGGCGGATGTGAGTTTGTAGACATAGCAGAAAGCTTAGCCATAGAAAGGGTTAAAGCCCTTTATGGAGCTGAACACGCCAACGTGCAACCACACTCGGGAAGCCAAGCAAACATGGCTGTCTACATGGCCGTGCTAAAGCCTGGTGACACTATCCTTGGTATGGACCTGGCACATGGTGGGCACCTGACCCATGGTGCAAAGGTAAACTTTTCAGGAAAGGTATACAACGCAGTATACTATGGCCTTAACCCAGAAACAGAGCTCATAGACTACGATCAAGTCTACAAACTAGCAAAGGAACACAAGCCCAAGCTCATCGTAGCTGGAGCTTCAGCATACCCAAGGGTAATAGACTGGGCAAAGTTCAGAGATATAGCCGACGAGGTAGGAGCTCTATTTATGGTAGACATGGCCCACTACGCAGGTCTCGTGGCCGGCGGGGTCTATCCAAATCCAGTACCATACGCGCATTTTGTAACATCTACCACACACAAAACCCTGAGGGGTCCAAGAGGAGGTTTTATACTCTGCAAGCAGGAGTTTGCCAAGGACATAGACAAGTCCGTGTTTCCAGGTATACAGGGTGGCCCCCTCATGCATGTGATAGCTGCAAAGGCCGTTGCTTTCAAGGAAGCCATGTCCGAGGAGTTTAAGGATTATGCAAAACAGGTGGTTAAAAATGCACAGGCTCTTGCCGAAGAGCTTATGAGGGAAGGCTTCAAGATAGTCTCCGGTGGCACAGATAGTCATATAGTCCTTGTAGACCTTAGAAATACAGGCCTCACAGGTAAGCAAGTAGAAGAGGCGTTAGGGAAGGCTAACATAACGGTGAACAAGAACGCTGTTCCTTTTGACCCACTACCACCCACGAAGACAAGCGGCATCAGGATAGGCACACCCGCCATGACCACAAGGGGTATGAAAGAAGATGAGATGAGAATAATAGCAAGACTCATATCAAGGGTCATAAAAAACATAGACGACCAGAAGGTGATAGAGGAAGTGAGACAAGAAGTTATAAGTCTGTGTGAACAGTTCCCCCTCTATCCCGAGTTGAGGGAGGCCATACATGAGCTTTCTGATAGCAAAACAACCCGTATTTGA
- a CDS encoding radical SAM protein: MLSYLNLSEEEWHKRIEKAFSMLENCRVCPHNCGVNRLKGEKGVCNTGRYAVVDCYFPHLGEERPIRGYKGSGTVFFSNCNLKCVYCQNYQISQLGEGREVDEEQLADMFLNLQRMGCHNINLVTPSHVVPQIIKAIYVAVRKGLRIPIVYNTSSFDSLESLRLLEGIVDIYLADIKYSDNQMGRKYSKVKNYFDVAKEAIKEMYRQVGSLVIDERGIAVRGLLVRHLVLPNNIAGTKECMDFIRSLDSRIAVNVMSQYYPAYKAFEYPELSRRITKEEHIQALKESQGLKLILD, encoded by the coding sequence ATGCTGTCCTACTTGAACCTATCGGAGGAAGAGTGGCATAAGCGTATAGAAAAGGCCTTCAGTATGCTGGAAAACTGTAGAGTTTGCCCACACAACTGCGGAGTAAACAGGCTTAAAGGGGAGAAGGGTGTATGCAACACGGGTAGGTACGCGGTAGTAGACTGCTATTTCCCTCACCTAGGTGAAGAAAGGCCCATCAGAGGTTACAAGGGTAGCGGTACTGTGTTTTTCTCCAACTGCAACCTTAAGTGTGTTTACTGTCAGAACTACCAGATAAGCCAACTCGGAGAAGGTAGAGAGGTGGATGAAGAACAGCTGGCAGATATGTTCCTGAACCTTCAACGTATGGGCTGTCATAACATAAACCTTGTGACACCCTCTCACGTGGTCCCGCAGATAATAAAGGCCATCTACGTAGCAGTAAGGAAGGGCTTAAGGATTCCCATAGTTTATAACACATCCTCCTTTGACTCGTTGGAATCTCTTAGGCTTCTGGAAGGTATCGTGGACATATACCTTGCAGACATAAAGTACTCTGACAATCAGATGGGAAGGAAGTATTCCAAGGTAAAGAACTACTTTGATGTGGCCAAAGAAGCCATAAAGGAGATGTACAGACAGGTAGGTTCCTTGGTGATAGACGAAAGGGGTATAGCAGTAAGGGGGCTACTTGTTAGACACTTGGTGCTTCCCAACAACATAGCTGGTACCAAGGAGTGCATGGACTTCATAAGGAGTTTAGACAGTAGGATAGCGGTGAATGTGATGAGTCAGTATTATCCTGCGTACAAAGCTTTTGAGTATCCAGAGCTTTCAAGGAGGATAACAAAAGAAGAGCACATCCAAGCTCTCAAAGAGTCCCAAGGTTTAAAATTGATCTTGGACTGA
- a CDS encoding EAL and HDOD domain-containing protein translates to MSFLIAKQPVFDKKGSVVAFEVYLRKKENINEYPKEVPYNRATFIIVELLFEYGFARIGEGKKVIINVALDSIINKTLSSLDYQHLIIDILEPQVFVGDVVYKQTIKVINNMKEQGVLFISSPWVFKEDRYKELANLVDILSMSVKYIDENVLHFSKANNKRVLITMIESEDEYKKAKEIKADFFQGNYLDRPYVIKEFHTAPYLKSTLLKLLAMVHTAQSTKEIAQVIATDVGMSAKILRLVNSAYFSPVSEIKSIEQACAMLGLKNLKNLLLVLSINDYMSIENPELWRKSLIRAIIASELTGMIAPNYYSEAYLMGLFSLIDQILGVDKIDFLKEVKVDHAIIDGFTGKNTLLKNLLYAATLLEEKMYDLKGYELEELERLLGIPVERLIDIARDAENKADYLLKL, encoded by the coding sequence ATGAGCTTTCTGATAGCAAAACAACCCGTATTTGATAAAAAGGGTAGCGTTGTAGCCTTTGAAGTCTACCTGAGGAAAAAAGAGAATATAAACGAATACCCAAAGGAAGTACCCTACAACAGAGCAACTTTTATCATAGTAGAATTGTTGTTTGAATACGGATTTGCCAGAATAGGAGAAGGGAAAAAGGTTATTATAAATGTGGCCTTAGATTCCATAATCAATAAGACCCTTAGTTCGTTGGATTATCAACACCTTATAATAGATATACTAGAACCTCAGGTGTTTGTAGGTGATGTGGTCTATAAGCAAACTATAAAAGTTATAAATAACATGAAGGAGCAAGGTGTTTTGTTTATCTCCAGTCCGTGGGTCTTTAAAGAAGACCGCTATAAGGAACTTGCAAATCTTGTAGATATCTTATCGATGAGTGTTAAGTATATAGATGAAAATGTATTACATTTTAGTAAAGCAAATAACAAAAGAGTTTTGATTACCATGATAGAATCGGAGGATGAGTACAAAAAAGCTAAAGAAATAAAAGCTGATTTTTTCCAGGGGAATTATTTAGATAGACCTTATGTGATAAAGGAGTTTCATACTGCACCTTATCTTAAGAGTACTCTCTTAAAACTGCTAGCTATGGTACATACAGCACAAAGCACTAAGGAAATAGCCCAGGTTATAGCTACAGATGTAGGTATGTCGGCTAAGATTCTAAGGTTGGTGAATTCAGCATACTTTTCACCCGTCAGCGAGATAAAGAGTATAGAGCAGGCCTGTGCTATGCTCGGTCTTAAGAATCTCAAGAATCTCCTTTTAGTACTTTCAATAAACGACTATATGAGTATAGAGAATCCAGAGCTCTGGAGAAAATCTCTAATAAGAGCTATAATAGCTTCAGAATTGACGGGAATGATAGCTCCTAACTATTACTCTGAGGCATACCTTATGGGACTCTTCTCTCTTATAGACCAAATATTGGGTGTGGATAAGATAGATTTTCTAAAAGAAGTTAAAGTTGACCATGCGATAATAGATGGATTTACTGGAAAGAATACACTTCTAAAAAACCTTCTATACGCAGCTACGTTGTTAGAAGAAAAGATGTATGACTTGAAAGGATACGAACTAGAAGAGTTAGAGCGTTTACTTGGCATACCAGTAGAGCGGCTTATAGATATAGCAAGGGATGCGGAAAATAAAGCTGACTACTTGCTAAAACTGTAG
- a CDS encoding SDH family Clp fold serine proteinase gives MEPYVNPFAYLFNILWFFFLFMFFMLPFLKRYALNKAREEMISQIEKKRNSRVITLIHRQESLGFFGIPMFRFIDIEDSEEVLRAIRMTPEDMPIDLIVHTPGGLALAATQIANALVRHKGPVRVIIPHYAMSGGTLIALAADEIIMDHNAVLGPVDPQIGNMPAASILKVLEMKEPKDMDDQTLILADVASKAINQMKEYLVWLLTQNGMDHQRAERIAEELATGKYTHDYPLTVEHLKKLGLNVSTDVPEEVYMLMELYPQPVGSQVPSVQYIPVPYKSSKVR, from the coding sequence ATGGAACCTTACGTTAACCCCTTTGCTTACCTATTTAATATCCTGTGGTTCTTCTTCCTCTTTATGTTCTTTATGCTTCCTTTCTTGAAAAGATATGCTCTTAACAAAGCAAGGGAGGAGATGATAAGCCAGATAGAAAAGAAGAGAAACAGCAGGGTAATAACCCTGATACACAGACAGGAAAGCTTGGGCTTTTTTGGCATACCCATGTTTAGGTTTATAGACATCGAGGACTCGGAGGAAGTACTAAGGGCCATAAGGATGACCCCAGAGGACATGCCCATAGACCTCATAGTGCATACCCCTGGGGGTCTTGCTCTGGCGGCCACACAGATAGCCAACGCGCTTGTAAGGCATAAGGGACCTGTGAGGGTTATAATACCCCATTACGCCATGTCCGGTGGAACTCTTATAGCCCTAGCAGCGGATGAGATAATAATGGATCACAATGCTGTCTTAGGACCTGTGGATCCACAGATAGGTAACATGCCGGCTGCCTCCATACTTAAGGTCCTGGAGATGAAGGAACCAAAGGATATGGATGATCAAACTCTAATACTAGCGGACGTGGCTTCAAAGGCCATAAACCAGATGAAGGAATACCTTGTGTGGCTTCTTACCCAGAACGGAATGGATCATCAAAGGGCAGAGCGGATAGCAGAGGAGCTGGCCACTGGAAAGTACACTCATGACTATCCTCTAACCGTGGAACACCTTAAGAAGTTGGGGCTGAATGTGTCTACAGACGTTCCAGAAGAGGTCTACATGCTCATGGAACTCTATCCACAACCTGTGGGCTCTCAAGTTCCATCAGTTCAGTACATACCAGTCCCATACAAAAGCTCAAAGGTGCGTTAA